The genomic region GTCGGGTTTTGGCGAGGTGGTGACGATCATCTCACATCACCCGCTTGAACCATTTTTCCAGCTCGTAGGTGGTCACGTGCACGATCACCGGCCGCCCGTGGGGGCAGGTGTAGGGCATCCGGCATTGGGCCAGGTCGGCCAGGAGCGCTTCCATCTCCTCGCGCGTCAGGTACCGGTTGGCCTTGATGGCCGCCTTGCACGCCCGCGACGCGGCGAGGTGCTGGCGCAGGGCGGCCTCGTCGACGTGCGGATGGGTCAAGACGAGACGGATCAGGTGCTCGGCCCAGGCCGCCTCTTCCCCGTGCGGGAACCAGTGGGGATGGGCGCGAACGGCAAAGGCGTGCGGGCCGAAGGGCTCGACGTCGAGCCTTAACCGGCGCAGCTCGTCGAGGCGCTGGCGCAGCGCCTCCGCTTCGGCAGGCGGCAGTTCCACGGTATGGGGCACGAGCAGCGGTTGCACGCGCAGGGGTTCTTCCGCGTAGGCGCGGAGGATCGCTTCGAACCACACGCGCTCCTGGGCCGCGTGCTGGTCGATGAGGAACAGGCCGTCGGGGTTCTGCGCCAGGATGTACGTTCCGTGCAGCTGGCCGATGAGGTGGAGCTCCGGAAAGGGCCGGGTTGAACCGGCGGGGTTCGCTTCGGCTGCGGCGTCCGGCGCGGGGTCCGGTTGTGTGCCGGCGTCGTGGGCGTGCGCGGGGGCGTCAGCCTGGGATGGGGCCTCGGTGTGCTGAGCGGCATCCGGGGCCTCTGGCGGCGCGCCCTCGTCATTGGGCCGAGCGCCGTCCGTCGACGGCGGGTCCGCATCTGCCGACGGGGAACCGCTGGATGCAAACAGCGCCGCGGCTTCCCGGGCCACGTCGGCCCCGATCCGCCGCGCCGCGTCGAGAGCGCCCCAGCGCATCGCCACCTGTTCCGCGCGGGGATGTGCCGGCCGCGCGGGTTTTGTCGGCGCGGGGATGAGGACCTCCCCCGCCAGGGCGTCTCCGACGGCGTCGCGGATCAGGGCCAAGAGGGCGTCTTCCTTGCCGAAGCGCACTTCCAGCTTGGCCGGGTGCACGTTGACGTCCACGAGCTCCGGGTCCATCTCCAGGTGCAGGATGGCGATGGGGTAGCGGTGCACGGGGAGCAGCGTGCGGTAGCCGTCAAGGACGGCGCGCAACAGGGACGCGTTTTTCACGTACCGGCCGTTCACGAAAACGGAAATGTACCCGCGGCTGGCGCGGCTCACCTCGGGGCGGCCGACGAGGCCGGTGAGCCGGAAATCGAGGCTTTCGGCGCGCACCGGGACGAGGTGCTTGGCCGTTTGGTGGCCGTAGACGGCGGCCGCGGCGTGCTTGAGCGCGCCGTCGCCGGGGGTGGCGAGGAGGCGGCTTTTGTTGTGGGCGTAGGCAAAGGCGATGTCGGGCCGGGCCAAGGCGAAGCGCGTCACGCAGTCGGTGATGTGGCCGAGCTCGGTGTGGACGCTTTTGAGGTGTTTGAGGCGTGCCGGCGTGTTGTAAAAGAGGTCGCGCACCGTCACCTCGGTGCCCGTGCGAGCGGGGGCGTCTTCAACGGTCAGGAGGCGCCCCCCTTCCACGGTGACGCGCGTGCCCGCAGCTGCGCCGCGCGGGGCGCTGGTGAGCACGACGCGGGAGACGGCGGCGATGGACGGCAGCGCCTCGCCGCGAAAGCCCAGCGTGCGGATGCGGAACAGGTCGCGTTCGCGCGCGAGCTTGCTCGTGGCGTGGCGTTCGAAGGCCAACCGGCAGTCGTCGCGGTCCATCCCTTCCCCGTCGTCGCGCACGGTGATGCGCGAAAGGCCCCCCTCCTCGACGAACACTTCAATGCGGCGCGCCCCGGCGTCGAGGGCGTTTTCCACCAGCTCCTTCACCACCGACGCCGGCCGCTCCACCACTTCCCCGGCGGCGATTTTGTCGATCAGCCGGTCGTCGAGGCGCTGGATCTTCCCCACCCGTATCCCTCCTTCCTGCCACGCCCTCGGGCGTCACGGCCTTTGCGCGCTCGCCTCCGCGTTGCGCGCGAGGCGGCGTTTCCACTCGAACAGGAGCTGCAGCGCCTCGAGCGGCGTCGTCCGCTCGGGATCGAGGCGGCGAATCGCCTCGAGGACCGCCTCCTCCTCGGGATCGCGCTCCGGCGCGGGAGGCGACGCAAACAGCCAGTCGGCGAAGGACAGCTGGCGCGGCTCGGCGGGGTCGGCGGCAGGCGGCGAAGCGGAAGCCGCCCTTCCCGCACCGGTTTCCCCGCCTTCCAGCTCGGCCAGGATGGCCCGCGCCCGCTCGATCAGCTCCGGCGGCAGGCCGGCCCGCTCGGCCACGTGGATGCCGTAGCTCTTGTCGGCCTTCCCTGGGAGGATTTTGTGCAGAAAAATCACCTTGCCGTCCTGTTCCGAACAGGCGGCGTGGACGTTGACCACGCCGGGCAGGCGCTCGCCGAGGGCGGTCAGCTCGTGGTAGTGGGTCGAAAAGAGCGTCTTCGCCCCCACGCGGTCATGCAGGTACTCGATCACGGCCTGGGCCAGCGCCATGCCGTCGTAGGTCGACGTGCCGCGGCCGATCTCATCGAGAAGGAGCAGGCTCTTCTTCGTCGCCCCGAGGAGGGCCGCCTTCGTCTCCACCATCTCGACCATAAAGGTGCTCTGGCCGCCGGCAAGGTCGTCGGAGGCGCCGATGCGGGTGAAGATGCGGTCGACGATCGGGATGCGCGCCCGCTTCGCCGGCACGAAGCAGCCCATCTGGGCCAGGATGACGATGAGGGCCACCTGGCGCATGTAGGTGCTCTTGCCGGCCATGTTCGGCCCGGTGATGAGCAGGATGGGCCGCTCGTCGTCGAGACGCACGTCGTTGGGCACGAAGGCGCCGTCGGTCAGCGTGGCCTCCACCACCGGATGGCGGCCCTCTTCGATCACCAGCGGCCCGTCGTCGGCCAGCTCGGGACGCACGTAGCCCCGCTCGGCGCTGACGTCGGCCAGGGCCTGGAGCACGTCCAGCTCGGCGATGCGCCGGGCGAGGGCCTGCAGCCGCACCAAGTGCCCCTTCACCCGATCGCGCAGGGCGCAAAACAGCTCATGCTCCAGGTCAACAAGACTGCTTTCCGCCTCGAGAATGAGCGCCTCCTTTTCCTTCAGCTCCGGCGTGACGAACCGCTCGGCGTTGGCCAGGGTCTGTTTGCGCTCGTAGCGGTGCAGCGGCACGAGGTGCAAGTTGGGCTTGCTCACCTCGATGTAGTAGCCGAAGACGCGGTTGTAGCCCACCTTGAGCGACTTGATGCCCGTCGCCTCGCGCTCGCGGGCCTCCAGCTCGGCGATCCACGCCTTGCCCTCGCGGCTGGCCCGGCGCAGCTCGTCGAGGCGCGCGTGGTAGCCCTCGCGGATCATTCCGCCCTCGGTGATGGTCGGCGGCGGGTCGTCCACGAGCGCCTCGGCGATGGCTGCGGCCACATCGGAACACGTGTCGGTCTCCCGGGTCCATTGGGCCAAGGGGCCGCCCGCGTCGGCCAGTTGCGCCAGCAGTTCGGCCGCCGCCTCGAGCGAGCGGCGCAGCTGGACGAGGTCGCGGGCGTTGGCACTGCCAAAGGCGATGCGCCCGGCCAGGCGCTCCAGGTCGTAGACGCCCCTGAGGTGTTCGCGCACCTCGAGGCGGAGCGGCAGATGGTCATAAAAAAACTGAACGGCGTCGAGACGCTGTTCAATGGCCCGGCGGTCGAGAAGGGGCTTGTCCAGCCAGCGGCGCAAGAGGCGCGCGCCCATGGCCGTCATCGTCCGGTCGAGGAGCCACAGCAGCGAGCCCTTGCGCTCCTTGCCCCGTATCGTTTCCACCAGTTCGAGGTTGCGCCGCGCGCTGGCGTCCAGCTGGAGGAACTGGCGCGCGCGGTACGGCACGATCCGCGTGATGTGCGCCAGCGTCCGCTTCTGCGTCGCTTCCAGGTAGGTGACCAGACGGGTTGCCGCGCGAACCGGCCCGTCGGCCACCTCCCCCTGAATGCGGGCACGGACCGCGTCCCGCGCCGCGTCGGATTCGCCGTTCCACTCCGTCACCGCCGCTCCCCACAGCTGCTTGAGGGTGCGGCGCGAAACGCGCGAGGCGGCCTGCTCGTCGAGAAGCACCTCGCGCGGGGCGTAGGCGGCCAGCTCGTCATAAAGGGCCTGCGCGTCCTCTGCTTCCGTTACGTAGAAGTCGCCGGTGCCGACGTCGCACACGGCCAGGGCCAGCCGCCCGTCGGCGTCGCCGGAGACGGCGGCCAGGTAGTGGTTCTCATGGCCCGCCAGGCTGTGCCCCTCGATGAACGTGCCCGGCGTGATGACGCGCACCACTTCCCGCCGCACGACGCCTTTGGCCGTCTTGGGGTCTTCCATCTGCTCGCAGATGGCCACCTTGTAGCCCTTGTCGATGAGCTGGCGGATGTATTGCTCGGCCGAATGGTGCGGCACGCCGCACATCGGCACCCGTCCGCTCCCCCCGTCGCGGCCGGTCAAGGTGATCTCCAGTTCGCGCGCCGCCGTCACGGCGTCATCAAAAAAGAGCTCGTAGAAGTCCCCGAGCCGGAAGAAGAGCAGCGCGTCCGGGTATTGCTCCTTGATGGCCAGATATTGCCGCATCATCGGCGTGTAGCCGCCCATTTTTCCCACCCGTTTCCTCTCCCAAATTCACCGCATATTATAACACACGCGAAGCGGCGGCGCGTAACGCCGGCGCAACGCGCGTTAGGCCCGTCGTGGCCTGCGCGGCGCCGGAGGCGTTTTGGGCGCATAAGGCGGGAGCTGCCACGCTTTGCGGATGTCCTCCGTCTCCTTCCACGGCTCGCCGTGTTGCGCGAGGTCGAAAAAGGCGTTCAGGGGACCCGCGTAGCGGGCAAAGGAGGGCAGCCGCTCAATATCCTGCCGCACCAGCGGAAGCAGAAGGCGCAACGCGTCGCGGTCGCCCTCGTAGAAGGCGCGCTGGGCGTTCGGCTCGGCAAGGGGCAGCTTGCGCAGGGCGAGGTAGTGTTCGGCGATCAGCTTGGCCAGGATGATGACGCCCTTGGCGATCGTTGGGGAGACGAGCCAGCTGGGCAGGGTGCGGTATTCGAAGCCGCCGTGTTCCTGGGGGCGCCAATCGCCGAGAAAGCCATACTTCGGTCGCCGGGCGCGCGACGAGGGCGGTTCGAGGCAGGCCAGCGGGAGGGCCAGGTAGTTGTCGAGGGCCCGCAGCAGGTGGCTGTTGGCGCTCACGCGGCTGAAGTGCAGGTGCCCGCCGATGGGATAGCCCGCAAACGGCATGCCCCCGGCCACCCAGGCGACGTCGCGCCGCGCGACGCGCCGCACGCCGAGGAGCATGTTGCGGAAAAGGTCGCGCACGAGGTCCTTCGGATCTTCGGCCGGCTGCGGACGCAGTTCGCCGATTGGCAGGTGCCTGCGGGTGGCGTCGCCGCGCAGCCAGAGTTGGTCGCAGCCGATGCCGCCGCCCCGCGGAAAAAATCGGGAGGCCAGGATCAGCTGGCCCCGCCCGTCGCGCAGCATAAATTCGGGGTCGGCTCCCAAGAGCACCGGTTCGGTTCGCAACCGATCTCCTTGGAGTTCGGCCTCGTACAACGCCAAGCGGTGTTCCAGGCGGCGCACCAGGGGGTTCGGCAAGGGCGGGGCCGGCTTGACGTCCAACACGGCCCACGCGCCGTTTTTGCGAAGGCCCAGGCGCACCCGCGCCACGTCCAGCCCCAGGGCGTACACCACGCGCCAGGCCAGTGTTCGGGCGCGTTTCACCTCGCGGCTGGCGACCGATGCCGTCACCTCGACAAAGCGCGTTTTGCCCCGTCGCAGCCTGCGGGCCAGCAGGGGGCCATCCGGTGTCCGGTACACGGCAAAGGGGGTCAGTTGGAACACGAAGATCACGTACTGCCGAATCCACTCCCGTTCCGACGCCGCCTCGGCCTTTGGCGGCAACCCGTTGACGGCCAGGATCGTCCGCATGCGCTCGGGGTCTGCGACGTTGGCCAAGCCTTCGCGCCCGTTGAGAACCGGAACCGTTGCCTCAGAGGCCGCCAGTGCGTCAATGCCCCATTGCAGCACGAACGGTACCTGTTCCGCCGGCAACTCGGTTCCGTGCGGCAAGGAAAACCGGGGAAGATCGGCCTCCTCTCCGTGCAGCACAAATCCCGGCATT from Calditerricola satsumensis harbors:
- the mutL gene encoding DNA mismatch repair endonuclease MutL, producing MGKIQRLDDRLIDKIAAGEVVERPASVVKELVENALDAGARRIEVFVEEGGLSRITVRDDGEGMDRDDCRLAFERHATSKLARERDLFRIRTLGFRGEALPSIAAVSRVVLTSAPRGAAAGTRVTVEGGRLLTVEDAPARTGTEVTVRDLFYNTPARLKHLKSVHTELGHITDCVTRFALARPDIAFAYAHNKSRLLATPGDGALKHAAAAVYGHQTAKHLVPVRAESLDFRLTGLVGRPEVSRASRGYISVFVNGRYVKNASLLRAVLDGYRTLLPVHRYPIAILHLEMDPELVDVNVHPAKLEVRFGKEDALLALIRDAVGDALAGEVLIPAPTKPARPAHPRAEQVAMRWGALDAARRIGADVAREAAALFASSGSPSADADPPSTDGARPNDEGAPPEAPDAAQHTEAPSQADAPAHAHDAGTQPDPAPDAAAEANPAGSTRPFPELHLIGQLHGTYILAQNPDGLFLIDQHAAQERVWFEAILRAYAEEPLRVQPLLVPHTVELPPAEAEALRQRLDELRRLRLDVEPFGPHAFAVRAHPHWFPHGEEAAWAEHLIRLVLTHPHVDEAALRQHLAASRACKAAIKANRYLTREEMEALLADLAQCRMPYTCPHGRPVIVHVTTYELEKWFKRVM
- the mutS gene encoding DNA mismatch repair protein MutS produces the protein MGGYTPMMRQYLAIKEQYPDALLFFRLGDFYELFFDDAVTAARELEITLTGRDGGSGRVPMCGVPHHSAEQYIRQLIDKGYKVAICEQMEDPKTAKGVVRREVVRVITPGTFIEGHSLAGHENHYLAAVSGDADGRLALAVCDVGTGDFYVTEAEDAQALYDELAAYAPREVLLDEQAASRVSRRTLKQLWGAAVTEWNGESDAARDAVRARIQGEVADGPVRAATRLVTYLEATQKRTLAHITRIVPYRARQFLQLDASARRNLELVETIRGKERKGSLLWLLDRTMTAMGARLLRRWLDKPLLDRRAIEQRLDAVQFFYDHLPLRLEVREHLRGVYDLERLAGRIAFGSANARDLVQLRRSLEAAAELLAQLADAGGPLAQWTRETDTCSDVAAAIAEALVDDPPPTITEGGMIREGYHARLDELRRASREGKAWIAELEAREREATGIKSLKVGYNRVFGYYIEVSKPNLHLVPLHRYERKQTLANAERFVTPELKEKEALILEAESSLVDLEHELFCALRDRVKGHLVRLQALARRIAELDVLQALADVSAERGYVRPELADDGPLVIEEGRHPVVEATLTDGAFVPNDVRLDDERPILLITGPNMAGKSTYMRQVALIVILAQMGCFVPAKRARIPIVDRIFTRIGASDDLAGGQSTFMVEMVETKAALLGATKKSLLLLDEIGRGTSTYDGMALAQAVIEYLHDRVGAKTLFSTHYHELTALGERLPGVVNVHAACSEQDGKVIFLHKILPGKADKSYGIHVAERAGLPPELIERARAILAELEGGETGAGRAASASPPAADPAEPRQLSFADWLFASPPAPERDPEEEAVLEAIRRLDPERTTPLEALQLLFEWKRRLARNAEASAQRP
- a CDS encoding putative amidoligase domain-containing protein; translation: MPGFVLHGEEADLPRFSLPHGTELPAEQVPFVLQWGIDALAASEATVPVLNGREGLANVADPERMRTILAVNGLPPKAEAASEREWIRQYVIFVFQLTPFAVYRTPDGPLLARRLRRGKTRFVEVTASVASREVKRARTLAWRVVYALGLDVARVRLGLRKNGAWAVLDVKPAPPLPNPLVRRLEHRLALYEAELQGDRLRTEPVLLGADPEFMLRDGRGQLILASRFFPRGGGIGCDQLWLRGDATRRHLPIGELRPQPAEDPKDLVRDLFRNMLLGVRRVARRDVAWVAGGMPFAGYPIGGHLHFSRVSANSHLLRALDNYLALPLACLEPPSSRARRPKYGFLGDWRPQEHGGFEYRTLPSWLVSPTIAKGVIILAKLIAEHYLALRKLPLAEPNAQRAFYEGDRDALRLLLPLVRQDIERLPSFARYAGPLNAFFDLAQHGEPWKETEDIRKAWQLPPYAPKTPPAPRRPRRA